The following proteins are encoded in a genomic region of Thioclava nitratireducens:
- the lnt gene encoding apolipoprotein N-acyltransferase, translating to MIATIREGFRAPLRPRWQSLALAALFGVLFAAGQAPLGLWWIALPTLAASVWFASAERWRASTIWIGFATGFGYALAAMFWIVEPFMVEADVYGWMAPFALVLMAAGMGAFWAIGYGLGAYAGQGPRSRALGIALGMAASDALRSYVFTGFPWVLVGHIWIGSPVAQAAAFVGPLGLSLITLLIASAPAMTRGMRMPAALGIVGAALVGLWLGGVARLNAPVAPRPEPITLRLVQPNAPQNLKWLPQYRMKFFQRLLDLTKADPAPGQPKPDLIVWPETAVPFLLDHPQGGLEMSTEAAGGIPLAMGVQRSEGSRYFNSLAVIAPDDRVEALYDKSHLVPFGEYMPFGDALAKIGITAFAAQVGNGYSSGPGEKLLDLGKLGHVAPLICYEAIFPQDLRGFPQRPDWILQVTNDAWFGTLSGPYQHFAQARLRAIEQGLPLARDANTGVTAMIDAKGRITASLGLDRMGKLDVALPPSLPPTLYSKLGDAPFIALIVAALALLSLFTRISIDPTGRRS from the coding sequence ATGATCGCGACCATCCGAGAGGGCTTTCGCGCACCGTTGCGCCCGCGCTGGCAGAGCTTGGCTCTGGCAGCGCTTTTCGGTGTTCTGTTCGCCGCCGGGCAGGCGCCGCTCGGTCTGTGGTGGATCGCGCTGCCCACGCTGGCGGCCTCAGTCTGGTTCGCCTCCGCCGAACGCTGGCGCGCCTCCACGATCTGGATCGGGTTCGCCACCGGCTTCGGCTATGCGCTGGCCGCGATGTTCTGGATCGTCGAGCCTTTCATGGTCGAGGCCGATGTCTATGGCTGGATGGCGCCTTTCGCGCTGGTCCTGATGGCCGCAGGGATGGGCGCATTCTGGGCGATCGGATACGGGCTCGGGGCCTATGCGGGGCAGGGGCCGCGCTCGCGTGCGCTCGGGATCGCGCTTGGCATGGCGGCCTCGGATGCGCTGCGCTCCTACGTCTTCACCGGGTTTCCGTGGGTGCTGGTCGGCCATATCTGGATCGGCTCGCCCGTCGCGCAGGCGGCGGCCTTTGTCGGGCCGCTGGGGCTGAGCCTGATCACCCTGCTGATCGCAAGCGCGCCTGCGATGACGCGCGGGATGCGGATGCCTGCCGCCCTCGGGATCGTGGGCGCGGCGCTGGTCGGGCTGTGGCTCGGCGGGGTGGCGCGGCTCAACGCGCCGGTGGCGCCGAGGCCCGAGCCGATCACTCTGCGTCTGGTGCAGCCCAATGCGCCGCAGAACCTGAAATGGCTGCCGCAATACCGGATGAAATTCTTCCAGCGGCTGCTGGACCTGACGAAGGCCGATCCTGCGCCCGGCCAGCCCAAGCCCGACCTGATCGTCTGGCCCGAGACCGCGGTGCCGTTCCTGCTCGACCATCCGCAGGGCGGGCTCGAGATGTCGACCGAGGCGGCGGGTGGCATCCCGCTCGCGATGGGGGTGCAGCGCAGTGAAGGCAGCCGCTATTTCAACTCGCTCGCCGTCATCGCTCCCGACGACCGGGTCGAGGCGCTTTACGACAAATCCCATCTCGTGCCCTTCGGCGAATACATGCCCTTCGGCGATGCGCTGGCTAAGATCGGGATCACCGCCTTCGCGGCGCAGGTCGGCAATGGCTATTCGTCCGGGCCGGGGGAGAAGCTGCTCGATCTGGGCAAGCTCGGCCATGTTGCGCCGCTGATCTGCTACGAGGCGATCTTCCCGCAGGACCTGCGCGGCTTCCCGCAGCGGCCCGACTGGATCTTGCAGGTCACGAATGACGCGTGGTTCGGCACGCTCAGCGGGCCCTATCAGCATTTCGCGCAGGCGCGGCTCCGCGCGATCGAACAGGGCCTGCCGCTTGCGCGCGACGCCAATACCGGGGTCACTGCGATGATCGACGCCAAGGGGCGGATCACGGCGAGCCTCGGACTCGACCGGATGGGCAAGCTCGACGTGGCGCTGCCGCCAAGCCTGCCGCCGACGCTCTATTCCAAGCTGGGCGACGCACCGTTCATCGCGCTGATTGTTGCAGCTTTGGCGCTTCTTTCACTCTTTACGCGTATTTCGATTGACCCGACCGGCAGGCGCTCCTAG
- a CDS encoding hemolysin family protein, producing MGQVADGVTSANTGSSENAEPGQSSEPASRGLLSRFFGQRPMEEEAPQVEMPPKPAPAPLGLGNLRKMRVGDVAIPKVEIEAVPVSITRDELVEKFRQHGYSRLPVFKETLDTPLGLVHLKDLALEYGFGSGNGRFSLRKLIRPLLYVPPSMPIGVLLQKMQVQRTHMALVIDEYGGVDGLLTLEDLIEQVIGEIEDEHDEADDAYWREEKPGQWVVQARAPVNEFEAQIGMRLSDEEADDEIDSMGGLVFMQLGRVPARGEVVVTENGVEYEVVDADPRRIKRLRVRLPGVAPAE from the coding sequence ATGGGACAGGTCGCCGACGGAGTTACCTCCGCCAATACCGGTAGTTCGGAAAACGCAGAACCCGGTCAGTCTTCGGAGCCCGCTTCGCGCGGGTTGCTCAGCCGCTTTTTCGGGCAACGCCCAATGGAAGAAGAGGCCCCACAGGTAGAAATGCCGCCCAAACCCGCGCCAGCGCCGCTGGGGCTGGGGAACCTGCGCAAGATGCGGGTGGGCGATGTCGCCATCCCCAAAGTCGAGATCGAGGCCGTTCCGGTCTCCATCACCCGCGACGAGCTGGTGGAGAAGTTCCGCCAGCACGGCTATTCGCGCCTGCCGGTCTTCAAGGAAACGCTGGATACGCCTCTGGGCCTCGTCCACCTGAAAGACCTGGCGCTGGAATACGGCTTCGGATCGGGCAATGGCCGGTTCTCGCTGCGCAAGCTGATCCGTCCGCTCCTTTACGTGCCGCCGTCGATGCCGATCGGCGTGCTCTTGCAGAAGATGCAGGTGCAGCGCACCCATATGGCGCTGGTGATCGACGAATATGGCGGGGTCGACGGTCTGCTCACGCTAGAAGACCTGATCGAACAGGTGATCGGCGAGATCGAGGACGAGCATGACGAGGCCGACGACGCTTATTGGCGCGAGGAAAAGCCCGGCCAATGGGTCGTGCAGGCCCGCGCGCCGGTCAACGAGTTCGAAGCGCAGATCGGGATGCGGCTCTCTGACGAGGAGGCCGATGACGAGATCGATTCGATGGGCGGTCTGGTGTTCATGCAGCTTGGCCGGGTGCCCGCGCGCGGCGAGGTCGTGGTGACCGAGAACGGCGTGGAATACGAGGTGGTCGATGCCGATCCGCGCCGGATCAAACGTCTGCGCGTACGTCTGCCGGGAGTGGCGCCCGCCGAGTGA
- the ybeY gene encoding rRNA maturation RNase YbeY encodes MEIDLEIEDPRWETVGLEDLMTRAASLVLEDRGIEAELCRLSVLACDDARIAELNGEYRDKAKPTNVLSWPAEERGAEEPGAHPEPPAPDVFGEIELGDLAIAYETCAREAEEQGKSVEDHTLHLLIHGVLHLLGYDHIRDEDAQVMEQIEIRLLESVGIRNPYV; translated from the coding sequence ATGGAAATTGACCTCGAGATCGAAGACCCCCGCTGGGAGACGGTCGGGCTCGAAGACCTTATGACCCGCGCCGCGTCACTGGTGCTGGAGGATCGCGGAATCGAGGCTGAGCTCTGCCGCCTCTCGGTGCTCGCCTGCGACGATGCGCGCATCGCCGAGCTGAACGGCGAATATCGCGACAAGGCGAAGCCCACCAATGTGCTCAGCTGGCCCGCCGAAGAACGCGGCGCGGAAGAGCCCGGCGCCCATCCCGAACCGCCCGCGCCCGATGTCTTCGGTGAGATCGAGCTCGGCGACCTCGCGATCGCCTATGAAACCTGCGCCCGAGAGGCCGAAGAGCAAGGCAAATCCGTCGAAGATCACACGCTGCATCTGCTCATCCATGGGGTGCTGCACCTGTTGGGCTATGACCATATTCGCGACGAAGATGCGCAAGTTATGGAACAAATCGAAATCCGGCTTCTTGAAAGCGTAGGAATTCGTAACCCATATGTGTAA
- a CDS encoding DUF6476 family protein: MSDLPDEEPATTLPPDLRFLKILVTTLAAVMIVGLVAIVALLVIRLQQPNPLPQLPAAITLPEGAQAEAVTFARNYTVVVTDGGQVLVYDKAGQKVGDLTLGTEGGNSDGN, translated from the coding sequence ATGTCCGACCTGCCTGACGAAGAGCCTGCCACCACGCTGCCACCCGATCTTCGCTTTCTCAAGATACTGGTGACCACGCTTGCGGCGGTGATGATCGTCGGGCTTGTAGCGATCGTGGCGCTGCTTGTCATCCGCTTGCAGCAACCCAATCCGCTGCCGCAACTGCCCGCCGCGATCACGCTGCCCGAGGGCGCACAGGCCGAGGCCGTGACCTTCGCGCGCAACTATACTGTGGTGGTGACCGATGGGGGGCAGGTGTTGGTCTATGACAAGGCCGGGCAGAAGGTGGGCGATCTGACGCTTGGCACGGAAGGCGGGAATTCCGATGGAAATTGA
- a CDS encoding RluA family pseudouridine synthase, whose product MNKEILSIEIGPGMGPRLDKALAAAVPEEAALSRSRLAKLIAEGSVSREGVAVTDQKTKVAEGEVYQIALEPPKEVETVAQDIPLEVLWEDDDLIVVNKPAGMVTHPAPGTPEGTLVNALLHHFGGNLSGIGGEARPGIVHRIDKDTSGLLVVAKSDRAHHGLAAQFEAHTVHRHYRALCHGVPQASDPRLRGLNGVSFEQGGVLKIVTQLARHKTDRQKQAVVAHGGRHAVTRARTIEDFNGTAALIDCWLETGRTHQIRVHMAYAGHGLIGDQTYGGKRKISEKAVGAAAAEAVRAFPRQALHAATLGFVHPVTGEELSFEAPLPDDMTDLIDALRAASMPPAGGTAP is encoded by the coding sequence ATGAATAAGGAAATCCTCAGCATCGAGATCGGACCCGGCATGGGTCCCCGCCTTGATAAGGCCTTGGCGGCGGCTGTGCCAGAGGAAGCGGCGCTCTCGCGCTCGCGCCTGGCGAAACTGATCGCGGAGGGCTCGGTCAGCCGCGAGGGCGTGGCCGTGACCGATCAGAAGACCAAGGTCGCCGAGGGCGAGGTCTATCAGATCGCGCTGGAGCCTCCGAAAGAGGTCGAGACCGTCGCGCAGGACATTCCGCTGGAAGTGCTGTGGGAAGATGACGACCTGATCGTCGTGAACAAGCCCGCGGGCATGGTCACCCACCCCGCGCCGGGCACGCCCGAAGGCACGCTGGTCAACGCGCTGCTGCACCATTTCGGCGGGAATCTCTCAGGGATCGGCGGCGAGGCGCGCCCCGGCATCGTCCACCGCATCGACAAGGACACATCGGGGCTGCTCGTCGTCGCGAAATCGGACCGGGCGCATCACGGGCTCGCCGCGCAATTCGAGGCGCATACGGTTCATCGCCATTACCGCGCGCTTTGCCACGGCGTCCCGCAGGCTTCCGATCCGCGGCTGCGCGGACTGAACGGCGTCAGCTTCGAGCAAGGCGGCGTGCTGAAGATCGTCACGCAACTCGCCCGCCACAAGACCGACCGGCAGAAACAGGCGGTGGTGGCCCATGGCGGGCGGCATGCCGTCACCCGGGCCCGCACGATCGAGGATTTCAACGGAACGGCGGCGCTGATCGATTGCTGGCTCGAGACCGGGCGCACCCATCAGATCCGCGTCCATATGGCCTATGCGGGTCACGGGCTGATCGGCGATCAGACCTATGGCGGCAAGCGCAAGATCTCGGAAAAAGCGGTGGGCGCGGCTGCGGCAGAGGCCGTCCGCGCCTTCCCGCGTCAGGCGCTCCACGCGGCGACGCTTGGCTTCGTTCATCCCGTCACCGGAGAGGAACTGTCCTTCGAGGCGCCCCTGCCCGACGACATGACCGACCTGATCGACGCGCTGCGCGCCGCCTCCATGCCCCCTGCAGGCGGCACCGCCCCGTGA
- the cls gene encoding cardiolipin synthase: MNVWWAELLTLLFHFGSQALALLRVFTRPDKPPAVRASWTVLILSVPFLGVILYILIGETRLNQRVARKLQATVAALPAPDPVEPADLEAISPAYRAAFARAAAINGYAPSSGDAIAFLPDPADQLEPLIADIDAASRSVHLITYIWLTDLTGIAMAEALTRAAERGVTVRVLVDGLGARGFIKSRHWKAMKKAGVKTAIAFSFRWPLFKLATMRIDLRNHRKLAVIDGHVAYTGSRNIADPEFRIKARFAPWKDVMLRIEGPLAAQHQHIFATDWVTHSREEISDLVIPTPAAPTARPGTAVAFATGPMLDTRGVPDVFLAVIGAARETLTLSTPYFVPGEEIASALRAAKRRGVRVQVIVPRRNDSRFVAHAARSFYPVLAEAGVEIWEHGPGLLHAKTLLADGRVAILGSANLDRRSFELNYENCVLIEDHELGLELGERQRHWIAQARRVGPERIAEWPLHWKIINNLMSVLAPIL; the protein is encoded by the coding sequence GTGAACGTCTGGTGGGCGGAGCTTCTGACGCTGCTGTTTCACTTCGGCAGTCAGGCGCTCGCGCTGCTGCGCGTGTTCACCCGTCCCGACAAGCCGCCCGCGGTGCGCGCAAGCTGGACGGTGCTTATCCTGTCGGTGCCGTTCCTCGGCGTCATCCTCTACATCCTGATCGGGGAGACGCGGCTCAACCAGCGCGTCGCGCGCAAGCTGCAGGCGACGGTCGCCGCCCTGCCCGCCCCCGATCCGGTCGAGCCCGCAGACCTCGAAGCCATCTCCCCGGCCTATCGCGCAGCCTTCGCCCGGGCCGCCGCGATCAACGGCTACGCGCCGAGTAGCGGCGATGCCATCGCCTTCCTGCCCGACCCTGCCGATCAGCTCGAACCGCTGATCGCCGATATCGACGCCGCCAGCCGAAGCGTGCACCTCATCACCTATATCTGGCTGACAGACCTGACCGGCATCGCGATGGCCGAGGCGCTGACCCGCGCGGCCGAACGCGGGGTGACCGTGCGCGTCCTCGTCGACGGGCTGGGCGCGCGCGGCTTCATCAAGTCGCGCCACTGGAAGGCGATGAAGAAGGCCGGAGTGAAGACCGCGATCGCCTTTTCCTTCCGCTGGCCGCTGTTCAAGCTCGCGACGATGCGGATCGACCTGCGCAACCACCGCAAGCTCGCCGTGATCGACGGGCATGTGGCCTATACCGGTTCGCGCAACATCGCCGACCCGGAGTTCCGCATCAAGGCGCGCTTCGCGCCGTGGAAGGATGTCATGCTGCGGATCGAGGGGCCGCTCGCCGCCCAGCACCAGCACATCTTCGCGACCGACTGGGTGACGCATAGCCGGGAGGAAATCTCGGACCTCGTGATCCCCACTCCCGCCGCGCCGACCGCGCGGCCCGGAACGGCGGTCGCCTTCGCCACGGGGCCGATGCTGGACACGCGCGGGGTGCCGGATGTGTTCCTTGCGGTGATCGGGGCCGCGCGCGAGACGCTGACCCTCTCCACCCCCTATTTCGTGCCGGGCGAGGAAATCGCCTCCGCCCTGCGCGCCGCCAAGCGCCGGGGGGTGCGAGTGCAGGTGATCGTGCCGAGGCGCAACGACTCGCGCTTCGTCGCCCATGCCGCGCGCAGCTTCTACCCGGTGCTGGCCGAGGCGGGCGTCGAGATCTGGGAGCACGGGCCGGGCCTGCTGCACGCCAAGACCCTGCTGGCCGATGGCCGCGTCGCGATCCTCGGCTCGGCCAATCTCGACCGCCGCAGCTTCGAGCTGAATTACGAGAATTGCGTGCTGATCGAGGACCACGAACTCGGTCTCGAACTTGGCGAACGCCAGCGCCACTGGATCGCGCAGGCCCGCCGCGTCGGACCGGAGCGGATCGCGGAATGGCCCCTGCACTGGAAAATCATCAACAACCTGATGTCGGTGCTCGCGCCGATCTTGTGA
- the rpoH gene encoding RNA polymerase sigma factor RpoH, which produces MTSYTNLPAPSPEQGLNRYLQEIRKFPLLEPEQEYMLAKSWADHQDTDAAHQLVTSHLRLAAKIAMGYRGYGLPQAEVISEANVGLMQAVKRFDPEKGFRLATYAMWWIRAAIQEYILRSWSLVKLGTTSAQKKLFFNLRKAKSKIGAYEDGDMRPENVKQIASDLNVTEEEVISMNRRMSGSDASLNAQIGAGDEGGAAQWQDWLEDEDADQAEAYAETEEMEARREMLMDAMDVLNDREKDILMQRRLRDDPVTLEELSGVYDVSRERIRQIEVRAFEKLQKRMTELAREKGMNVPA; this is translated from the coding sequence ATGACGAGCTACACGAACCTTCCGGCCCCGAGTCCTGAGCAGGGGCTGAACCGCTACCTTCAGGAGATCCGGAAGTTCCCGCTTCTGGAGCCGGAACAGGAATATATGCTGGCCAAGAGCTGGGCCGACCACCAGGACACCGATGCCGCGCACCAGTTGGTGACGTCGCACCTGCGTCTCGCCGCGAAGATCGCGATGGGCTATCGCGGTTACGGCTTGCCGCAGGCCGAGGTGATCTCGGAGGCGAATGTCGGTCTGATGCAGGCCGTGAAGCGCTTCGATCCCGAGAAGGGCTTCCGCCTCGCGACCTACGCTATGTGGTGGATCCGCGCCGCGATCCAGGAATACATCCTGCGCTCGTGGAGCCTCGTGAAGCTGGGCACCACCTCGGCGCAGAAGAAGCTGTTCTTCAACCTCCGCAAGGCGAAGTCCAAGATCGGCGCCTATGAAGACGGCGATATGCGCCCCGAGAACGTCAAACAGATCGCGTCCGATCTGAACGTGACCGAGGAAGAAGTGATCTCGATGAACCGGCGGATGTCGGGCTCGGACGCCTCGCTGAACGCACAGATCGGCGCGGGTGACGAAGGCGGGGCCGCACAGTGGCAGGACTGGCTCGAAGACGAGGATGCCGATCAGGCCGAGGCCTATGCCGAGACCGAGGAGATGGAAGCCCGCCGCGAGATGCTGATGGACGCGATGGACGTTCTCAACGACCGCGAGAAGGACATCCTGATGCAGCGCCGCCTGCGCGACGATCCCGTCACGCTGGAGGAACTCTCGGGCGTCTATGACGTCTCGCGCGAGCGTATCCGCCAGATCGAGGTGCGCGCCTTCGAGAAGCTGCAGAAGCGCATGACCGAACTGGCACGGGAAAAAGGCATGAACGTGCCCGCGTAA
- a CDS encoding Gfo/Idh/MocA family protein — MQVLNWGILGAAKFAREHMGRAIHAAEGARLAALATSSPEKADPFKAFAPDLKVHDSYDALLADPGIDVVYIPLPNTLHVEWTKKALAAGKHVLTEKPIAMKAEEIDGLIDARDAAGKFATEAYMIVHHPQWRQVRDWLDAGAIGELRHADVVFTFNNPDPTNIRNKADMGGGSIPDIGVYAYSCVRFAARAEPGDLRAVIHRENDVDTFTQVTGEMVSDKGRFTYGALTSTRLHPRQEAVFQGSEGLIRLTCPFNANVFDQAEVTLIRKGKPDEMIRYPAVNQYVIQVEAFMRHVTEGAPYAWTLEDARGTQAMIDKVFASEQG; from the coding sequence ATGCAGGTGTTGAACTGGGGAATCCTCGGCGCCGCGAAATTTGCGCGCGAGCATATGGGCCGGGCGATCCACGCGGCCGAGGGCGCGCGGCTGGCGGCGCTCGCGACGTCGAGCCCGGAAAAAGCCGATCCCTTCAAGGCCTTCGCGCCCGATCTCAAGGTTCATGACAGCTATGACGCGCTGCTGGCCGACCCCGGCATCGACGTAGTCTATATCCCGCTGCCCAACACGCTCCATGTGGAGTGGACGAAGAAGGCGCTGGCGGCAGGCAAGCATGTACTGACGGAAAAGCCGATCGCGATGAAGGCCGAGGAGATCGACGGGCTGATAGACGCGCGCGACGCCGCCGGCAAGTTCGCGACCGAGGCCTACATGATCGTGCATCACCCGCAATGGCGGCAGGTGCGCGACTGGCTCGATGCGGGCGCGATCGGAGAGTTGCGCCACGCCGATGTGGTGTTCACCTTCAACAACCCCGACCCCACCAATATCCGCAACAAGGCGGATATGGGCGGCGGCTCGATCCCCGATATCGGCGTCTATGCCTATTCCTGCGTGCGCTTCGCAGCCCGGGCCGAACCGGGCGATCTGCGCGCCGTCATCCATCGCGAGAACGATGTCGACACGTTCACGCAGGTCACGGGCGAGATGGTCAGCGACAAGGGCCGCTTCACCTATGGCGCGCTGACCTCGACCCGGCTGCATCCGCGCCAGGAAGCGGTCTTCCAGGGCTCCGAAGGTTTGATCCGCCTCACCTGCCCGTTCAACGCGAATGTCTTCGATCAGGCGGAGGTCACGCTGATCCGCAAGGGCAAGCCGGACGAGATGATCCGCTACCCGGCCGTGAATCAATATGTGATCCAGGTGGAAGCCTTCATGCGTCATGTCACCGAGGGCGCGCCCTATGCGTGGACACTTGAAGATGCGCGCGGCACACAGGCGATGATCGACAAGGTGTTCGCCAGCGAACAGGGATAG
- a CDS encoding formate/nitrite transporter family protein, with protein MKSDSSQSDAQGGSDNGSGKVQNNAVRERHEERSVKQASRLSARLIYAVIRHDGDEELNRPLTSLVWSGLAAGILISLSVIAQASLHARLPDESWRILVESLGYSAGFMVVIFGRMQLFTENTITTVLPVVAERSLTCLLKMLRLWAIVLASNILGCAIASGFLSIPHVIPDEMTDSLLAVARHATDGDMGQNFYRAMPAGIIIAAVVWIMPAAQGSSFLVILAMTWLLAASGSAHVVAGSVEAGLLVWSGHMSLTEAISRFFFPVLAGNVAGGTAVFTLLTWGQVKNEVIGEHDEADDES; from the coding sequence ATGAAATCAGACAGTTCCCAAAGTGACGCGCAGGGCGGGTCCGACAACGGCAGCGGAAAAGTCCAGAACAACGCCGTGCGCGAACGGCACGAGGAGCGCTCGGTGAAGCAAGCCTCGCGCCTCTCCGCGCGGTTGATCTACGCCGTGATCCGGCATGACGGCGACGAAGAGCTGAACCGCCCGCTCACCTCTCTCGTGTGGTCGGGGCTCGCGGCGGGCATCCTGATCAGCCTCTCGGTCATCGCGCAGGCGAGCTTGCATGCGCGTCTGCCCGACGAAAGCTGGCGGATTCTGGTCGAGTCCCTCGGCTATTCGGCCGGGTTCATGGTGGTGATCTTCGGGCGGATGCAGCTGTTCACCGAGAACACGATCACCACCGTCCTGCCGGTGGTGGCCGAACGGTCGCTGACATGCCTGCTGAAAATGCTGCGGCTCTGGGCGATCGTGCTTGCGTCGAACATTCTTGGCTGCGCGATCGCCTCGGGGTTCCTGAGCATTCCCCATGTCATCCCCGACGAGATGACCGACAGCCTGCTGGCCGTGGCGCGCCACGCGACCGACGGCGACATGGGACAGAACTTCTACCGCGCGATGCCGGCGGGCATCATCATCGCCGCCGTGGTGTGGATCATGCCCGCGGCGCAGGGCAGTTCGTTCCTCGTGATCCTCGCGATGACATGGCTGCTCGCGGCCTCGGGCTCTGCGCACGTCGTCGCGGGCTCGGTCGAGGCGGGGCTGCTTGTCTGGAGCGGCCATATGAGCCTGACCGAGGCGATCAGCCGGTTTTTCTTCCCGGTTCTCGCAGGCAATGTCGCGGGCGGCACGGCGGTCTTCACGCTGCTGACATGGGGTCAGGTGAAGAACGAGGTGATCGGCGAGCACGACGAGGCAGACGACGAGTCCTGA